A single genomic interval of Psychroserpens sp. NJDZ02 harbors:
- a CDS encoding LytR/AlgR family response regulator transcription factor has protein sequence MKAPTAILIDDEISNLKGLEQKIGKLFPDLVILNTFQKPEDAINALRNNQPDIVFLDIEMPRINGFDLLAQLNGIDFQVIFVTAYSEYAIEAFKQNAIDYVLKPIDDADLIVAVKKAISVVKTKVDIDSNHRLVNLLSSTISSNNKIIVPTAKGMSFIPQEEVMHLEGYEGYTKIHLINETTITSSYNLGRFEKLLNATFFKCHKSHIVNLEKVRHFENEGYVVLGNDYRVPISKTNKKAFLGLFK, from the coding sequence ATGAAAGCACCTACTGCTATATTAATTGATGATGAAATTTCTAACCTAAAAGGCTTAGAGCAAAAAATAGGAAAACTATTTCCAGACCTTGTTATTCTAAATACGTTTCAAAAACCAGAAGATGCTATAAATGCATTGCGAAACAATCAACCAGACATCGTGTTTTTAGATATTGAAATGCCTAGAATTAATGGGTTTGATTTATTAGCGCAATTAAACGGTATTGATTTTCAAGTTATTTTTGTAACTGCATATAGCGAGTATGCTATTGAGGCTTTCAAACAGAATGCAATAGATTATGTATTAAAGCCCATTGATGATGCAGATTTAATCGTAGCGGTTAAAAAAGCCATTTCCGTTGTAAAAACAAAGGTGGATATCGATAGTAATCATAGATTGGTAAACTTATTATCTAGTACAATATCTAGCAATAATAAAATTATAGTCCCAACAGCTAAGGGGATGTCTTTTATACCTCAGGAAGAAGTGATGCATTTAGAAGGGTATGAAGGTTATACTAAAATTCATTTAATAAATGAGACAACAATAACTAGTTCTTATAACCTAGGGAGGTTTGAAAAGTTACTTAACGCCACGTTCTTTAAGTGTCATAAATCACATATTGTTAATTTAGAAAAAGTAAGACATTTTGAAAATGAAGGCTATGTTGTTTTAGGTAACGACTATCGTGTGCCCATTTCTAAAACTAATAAAAAGGCTTTTTTGGGATTATTTAAATAA
- a CDS encoding FMN-binding glutamate synthase family protein — translation MDTFINFFSNISWWLWIIIVLVIIAIRDIFQRKHTISHNFPIVGHFRYMLEKIGPELRQYLVANNREELPFNRIERGWIYASAKKENNYEGFGTDRDIYAHQHIFINNAMMPYKVEDNHPHAEDKCFLPCAKVMGEFSNRKRPFRPGSVINVSAMSFGSLSAKAIESLNKGVKIAGAYHNTGEGGLSPYHKNGGDVVFHFGTGYFGVRADDGGFSMEKMIKLVEDNPFVRAIEVKLSQGAKPGKGGVLPGAKITPQIAEIRGVEVGKDVLSPPNHKAFSNVSELVDFIEAIAEKTGLPVGIKAAIGKLEQWEELADIMVNTGKGPDFITVDGGEGGTGAAPPSFADHVSLPWVYGFGDLYKLFKSKGLSERIVFIGSGKLGFPAKAAMAFAMGADCINVAREAMMSIGCIQAQVCHTNTCPSGVATQNKWLQNGIDPTLKSERLAQYFKTFRKEFIEITHAAGYEHPCEFKMTDIEVNVDDHNLSSELNSTYGYDKTVVPFNGIQSLKDCKHLGGQN, via the coding sequence ATGGACACATTTATAAACTTTTTTTCAAACATTTCTTGGTGGCTTTGGATAATCATTGTGCTAGTTATAATTGCTATACGCGATATTTTTCAACGTAAACACACCATTAGCCATAATTTTCCTATCGTCGGACACTTTAGGTATATGCTTGAAAAAATAGGTCCAGAACTAAGACAGTATTTGGTAGCCAATAATAGAGAAGAATTACCTTTTAATCGTATTGAACGTGGATGGATTTATGCGTCTGCTAAGAAAGAAAATAATTACGAAGGATTTGGTACAGACAGAGATATTTACGCACATCAGCACATTTTTATAAACAATGCTATGATGCCTTACAAGGTCGAAGATAATCATCCACATGCTGAAGACAAGTGCTTTTTGCCATGTGCAAAGGTTATGGGCGAATTTAGTAATCGTAAAAGACCATTCAGACCTGGATCTGTTATTAATGTCTCTGCTATGAGTTTTGGCTCACTTTCCGCGAAAGCGATAGAATCTTTAAATAAAGGCGTTAAAATAGCCGGAGCCTACCACAATACTGGAGAAGGTGGTTTATCACCTTATCACAAAAATGGTGGAGATGTTGTGTTTCATTTTGGAACAGGTTATTTTGGAGTACGAGCTGACGACGGTGGATTCTCTATGGAAAAGATGATTAAATTAGTAGAAGACAACCCATTTGTTAGAGCTATTGAGGTTAAATTATCTCAAGGGGCGAAACCAGGAAAAGGTGGCGTATTACCAGGTGCAAAAATAACACCTCAAATTGCTGAAATTAGAGGTGTAGAAGTTGGAAAAGATGTACTCTCTCCTCCAAATCATAAAGCATTTTCAAATGTTTCTGAGCTGGTTGATTTTATTGAAGCTATTGCCGAAAAAACAGGATTACCCGTTGGTATTAAAGCCGCGATTGGTAAATTGGAACAATGGGAAGAATTAGCTGACATTATGGTTAATACAGGAAAAGGACCTGACTTTATTACTGTTGATGGTGGTGAAGGTGGTACGGGAGCTGCACCTCCAAGTTTTGCGGATCACGTTAGTTTACCTTGGGTTTACGGCTTTGGTGACTTATATAAACTATTTAAAAGTAAAGGCTTAAGCGAGCGTATTGTTTTTATTGGTAGTGGTAAATTAGGGTTTCCTGCTAAAGCTGCGATGGCTTTTGCAATGGGTGCTGATTGTATTAATGTGGCGCGTGAAGCAATGATGAGTATTGGCTGTATACAAGCACAAGTTTGTCATACTAATACTTGCCCAAGTGGTGTTGCTACACAAAATAAATGGTTACAAAATGGAATTGATCCTACGTTAAAATCAGAACGTTTAGCACAATATTTTAAAACGTTTAGAAAAGAATTTATAGAAATCACACATGCTGCTGGTTATGAACATCCATGCGAGTTTAAAATGACTGATATTGAAGTTAATGTCGATGATCACAATTTATCTTCGGAATTAAATAGCACATATGGTTACGACAAAACGGTCGTTCCTTTTAATGGGATACAAAGCTTAAAAGATTGTAAACATTTAGGTGGTCAAAATTAA
- a CDS encoding ATP-dependent helicase: protein MEKYLSQLNEAQYEPTVQVDGPMIIIAGAGSGKTRVLTYRIAYLMSKGIDSFNILALTFTNKAAKEMKGRIAEIVGASEAKNLWMGTFHSVFAKILRFEGHHLGYPSNFTIYDTQDSQKLMGSIIKEMGLDKDLYKTKQVYSRISSYKNSLITVKAYFNNPELMEADVMSRRPKMGEIYQAYVERCFKAGAMDFDDLLLRTNELLTRFPQVLAQYQDKFRYILVDEYQDTNHSQYLIVRALADRFQNICVVGDDAQSIYAFRGANISNILNFQKDYDDVKMYRLEQNYRSTKNIVGAANSVIEHNQTKLDKIVWTANVEGPKVQVHRSLTDGDEGRFVASAIWETKMTDHVPNSDFAILYRTNSQSRAMEEALRKRSIPYRIYGGLSFYQRKEIKDVTAYLRLILNSSDEEALKRVINYPGRGIGQTTIDRLMVAANESGKTIFGLLENIDTVDININAGTKNKLRDFVTLIKSYQVMNQTANAFDLAEYVTKTSGLIKEFNKDGTPEGVTRLENVEELLNGIKDFVEGQLEIADSKDDLAEFLEDVALATDLDGDKGDPDHVALMTIHSSKGLEFSNVFVVGLEEDLFPSAMSMNTRSELEEERRLFYVALTRAEKKAYLTYALSRYRWGKLVDSEPSRFIEEIDDQFLDIITPIEERRINPMLSADIFGDTPPNKIRFKKAVQPKLQKKLAKKKEPVNFEISVPKKLKKASEVVPSVEANLIEGELAVGNRVKHLKFGRGDVLSIEGKGADVKAEINFEFGGKKKLLLRFAKLQLIG, encoded by the coding sequence TTGGAAAAGTATCTAAGTCAGTTAAACGAAGCACAGTACGAGCCTACCGTTCAAGTAGATGGACCTATGATTATTATCGCAGGTGCAGGATCGGGTAAAACACGTGTACTTACCTACAGGATAGCCTATTTAATGAGCAAAGGTATTGACTCATTTAATATTTTAGCCTTAACCTTTACCAATAAGGCGGCTAAGGAAATGAAAGGCAGAATTGCGGAAATAGTTGGTGCTAGTGAGGCTAAAAACTTATGGATGGGAACATTTCACTCTGTTTTTGCTAAAATTCTTCGTTTTGAAGGACATCATTTAGGCTACCCAAGTAATTTTACGATTTATGATACCCAAGATTCTCAGAAATTGATGGGATCTATCATAAAAGAAATGGGCTTAGACAAGGATTTGTATAAAACGAAACAAGTTTATAGCCGAATTTCATCTTACAAAAACAGTTTGATTACTGTTAAGGCTTATTTTAATAATCCAGAATTGATGGAGGCTGATGTAATGTCTAGACGTCCAAAAATGGGCGAGATATATCAAGCTTATGTAGAGCGCTGCTTTAAAGCTGGAGCCATGGATTTTGATGATCTGCTGTTAAGAACTAATGAGTTATTAACTAGATTTCCTCAGGTTTTAGCACAATATCAAGATAAGTTTAGATACATTTTGGTGGATGAGTACCAAGATACAAACCATAGTCAGTATTTAATCGTTCGTGCATTAGCAGACCGTTTTCAAAATATATGTGTCGTAGGTGATGATGCACAAAGTATTTATGCCTTTAGAGGGGCAAACATCAGTAATATCTTAAATTTCCAAAAGGATTATGACGATGTTAAAATGTACCGTTTAGAGCAAAACTACCGTTCGACAAAAAATATTGTTGGTGCAGCAAACTCGGTGATAGAGCATAACCAAACAAAATTGGATAAGATTGTTTGGACAGCAAATGTGGAAGGACCAAAAGTACAAGTACACCGTAGTTTAACAGATGGTGATGAAGGTCGTTTTGTTGCAAGTGCCATTTGGGAAACAAAAATGACAGATCACGTGCCTAACAGTGATTTTGCTATTTTATATCGTACCAATTCGCAATCTCGTGCAATGGAAGAAGCGTTGCGTAAAAGAAGTATTCCCTATCGTATTTATGGCGGACTGTCTTTTTATCAAAGAAAAGAAATAAAAGATGTGACCGCGTATTTACGTCTGATTTTAAATTCTTCTGATGAGGAAGCTTTAAAACGTGTTATTAATTATCCAGGTCGTGGTATTGGTCAAACAACTATTGATCGTTTAATGGTTGCCGCTAATGAAAGTGGTAAAACTATTTTTGGTTTATTAGAAAATATAGACACCGTAGACATAAATATAAATGCAGGAACTAAAAATAAGCTTAGAGATTTTGTAACGCTTATTAAAAGTTATCAAGTAATGAATCAAACAGCGAATGCTTTTGATTTAGCAGAATATGTGACTAAAACGAGTGGATTAATTAAAGAGTTTAATAAAGATGGTACGCCTGAAGGTGTAACGCGTTTGGAGAATGTCGAAGAATTATTAAACGGTATTAAAGATTTTGTTGAAGGTCAATTAGAAATCGCTGATTCAAAAGATGATTTAGCCGAGTTTTTAGAAGATGTAGCCTTAGCAACAGATTTAGATGGTGATAAAGGAGATCCTGATCACGTGGCGTTAATGACTATTCACTCGTCTAAAGGATTAGAGTTTAGTAATGTTTTTGTCGTAGGATTAGAAGAAGATTTGTTTCCAAGTGCCATGAGTATGAATACGCGTAGCGAACTAGAAGAAGAGCGTCGTTTGTTTTACGTGGCATTAACCAGAGCAGAGAAAAAAGCATATTTAACCTATGCATTGTCTCGTTACCGTTGGGGAAAATTAGTAGATTCTGAGCCTAGTCGTTTTATTGAAGAAATAGACGACCAGTTTTTAGATATCATTACTCCAATAGAAGAGAGACGTATTAATCCAATGTTATCAGCAGATATTTTTGGAGATACACCACCAAATAAAATTAGATTTAAAAAAGCAGTACAACCTAAATTACAAAAGAAATTGGCAAAAAAGAAAGAACCGGTAAACTTCGAAATCAGTGTACCAAAAAAATTAAAAAAAGCTTCAGAAGTAGTCCCATCAGTAGAGGCTAACTTAATTGAAGGAGAATTAGCAGTAGGTAATAGAGTAAAACACTTAAAATTTGGTAGAGGAGATGTACTTAGCATAGAAGGCAAAGGTGCAGACGTTAAGGCAGAAATTAATTTTGAGTTTGGTGGTAAAAAGAAACTATTATTACGTTTTGCGAAACTGCAGCTTATAGGATAA
- a CDS encoding L-threonylcarbamoyladenylate synthase, which yields MAEFIKIYEENPNPKEIKKVVNILKKGGLIIYPTDTVYGLGCDITNSKALERIARIKGVKLEKANFSFICHDLSNLSDYVKQIDSTTFKILKRALPGPYTFILPGSKTLPAAFKKKKEVGIRVPNNAIALEIVKALGNPIVSTSIRDEDTILEYTTDPELILEKWGNLVDLVIDGGYGDNQGSTIIDLSGDEPEVIREGKGSLEIF from the coding sequence ATGGCTGAATTTATTAAGATTTACGAAGAAAACCCTAATCCTAAAGAGATTAAAAAGGTTGTAAATATCCTAAAAAAAGGAGGCCTTATTATTTACCCAACAGATACGGTTTATGGTTTAGGCTGTGATATCACTAACTCTAAAGCATTAGAGCGTATCGCAAGAATAAAGGGAGTTAAGCTTGAAAAAGCTAACTTCTCTTTTATTTGTCATGATCTAAGTAATTTATCAGATTATGTTAAGCAAATTGACAGTACTACATTTAAAATATTAAAAAGAGCATTACCTGGACCATATACTTTTATTTTGCCAGGCTCGAAAACATTACCAGCAGCTTTTAAAAAGAAAAAAGAAGTGGGTATCCGTGTGCCTAATAATGCTATTGCTTTAGAAATAGTTAAAGCATTAGGTAACCCGATTGTATCGACATCTATTAGAGATGAAGATACCATTTTAGAATACACTACAGATCCAGAGTTAATACTAGAAAAATGGGGCAATCTTGTCGATTTAGTTATTGATGGCGGTTACGGAGATAATCAAGGATCAACCATTATAGATTTATCGGGTGATGAACCTGAGGTTATTAGAGAAGGAAAAGGGAGTTTAGAAATTTTTTAA
- a CDS encoding VOC family protein — protein sequence MKPTNNHINYVEFKAHDLEAIKTFYTKVFGWQFTDYGERYIAFEGSGISGGFEKTEQPISNGALIVIYHDNLIAAKAKILELGGTLSVAIFSFPGGRRFQFLDPSGNELSVWCHE from the coding sequence ATGAAACCAACCAACAACCATATTAATTATGTCGAGTTTAAAGCTCATGATTTGGAAGCTATAAAAACCTTTTATACTAAAGTCTTTGGATGGCAATTTACAGATTATGGAGAGCGCTACATTGCATTTGAAGGAAGTGGGATTTCTGGTGGCTTTGAGAAAACGGAACAACCAATAAGTAATGGTGCTTTAATCGTTATCTATCACGATAATTTAATAGCCGCTAAGGCTAAAATACTTGAATTAGGAGGAACGTTAAGCGTGGCTATCTTTTCGTTTCCTGGTGGTCGTCGATTTCAATTTTTGGATCCTTCAGGTAATGAGTTGTCTGTTTGGTGTCACGAGTGA
- a CDS encoding flagellar motor protein MotB, which translates to MKKILLLSASALLLLSSCVSKKEFAALEAKQQETQDLLNTATVKLNSCLSDEAASAARLKELQARLSDMKANNLALIESTKDMTMLTAQGAKNVEKSLESLKEKDLRITRLQDALTKKDSVTLALVTSLKKEVGLNDPDIEINVEKSVVFISLSDKLLFKSGSYFISSRANEILGKVATVINGKPDFEAMVEGHTDNVPYNKGGVLVDNWDLSVKRSTAIVRALQDLGVDPKQLIAAGRGDHLPLVANDSPTNRAINRRTKIYILPKIDQFYEMIETEMKSLSKE; encoded by the coding sequence ATGAAAAAAATCCTTTTACTAAGTGCAAGTGCACTTTTATTATTAAGCTCATGTGTATCTAAAAAAGAATTTGCTGCATTAGAAGCAAAACAACAAGAAACACAGGATTTATTAAACACAGCAACTGTTAAACTGAATTCATGTTTATCTGACGAAGCAGCATCTGCAGCACGTCTTAAAGAACTACAAGCACGTTTATCAGATATGAAAGCAAATAACCTTGCTTTAATTGAAAGTACTAAAGACATGACCATGTTAACGGCGCAAGGTGCTAAAAACGTTGAGAAATCTTTAGAAAGTTTAAAAGAAAAAGACTTAAGAATTACAAGATTACAAGACGCGTTAACTAAAAAAGATAGTGTAACATTAGCGTTAGTAACAAGTCTTAAAAAAGAAGTTGGATTAAATGATCCAGATATCGAAATCAATGTTGAAAAAAGCGTTGTATTTATCTCTTTATCTGATAAATTATTATTCAAAAGTGGAAGCTACTTCATTTCATCTAGAGCAAACGAAATCTTAGGAAAAGTTGCTACAGTAATTAATGGAAAGCCTGACTTTGAAGCAATGGTAGAAGGTCATACAGACAACGTACCTTACAACAAAGGTGGTGTTTTAGTAGACAACTGGGACTTAAGTGTTAAACGTAGTACAGCTATTGTTAGAGCATTACAAGACTTAGGTGTTGATCCTAAACAATTAATTGCAGCAGGACGTGGTGATCATTTACCTTTAGTGGCTAATGACTCTCCTACAAACAGAGCAATTAACAGAAGAACTAAGATTTATATCTTACCAAAGATTGATCAATTCTACGAAATGATTGAAACAGAAATGAAAAGTTTATCTAAAGAATAA
- a CDS encoding glycosyltransferase family 2 protein: protein MNIAVVILNWNGKALLEQFLPSVVTYSKGATIYVADNASTDDSVPFLKANYPDIKIIQNKENGGYAKGYNDALRYVDEDIYCLLNSDIEVTPNWLTPILDTFNTDNETAIIQPKILDYKDKTKFEYAGAAGGFIDKYGYPYCRGRLFDTIEEDTNQYPNASIFWASGACFFIRKSTFRALHGFDDTFFAHMEEIDLCWRAFNYGYNTKYIGESTVYHVGGATLNAGSPRKTYLNFRNSLFTITKNADGNLLSLILTRLVLDGVAATKFLFSLKFKHILAILKAHLSFYKHLNSLLKARKQSPHKANYFTKKSVVWSYFVDKKRNFNQL, encoded by the coding sequence TTGAACATAGCAGTAGTCATATTAAATTGGAACGGAAAAGCATTGCTTGAGCAATTTTTACCATCAGTAGTCACGTATTCTAAAGGTGCTACAATTTATGTCGCGGATAATGCGTCTACAGATGATTCTGTACCCTTTTTAAAAGCGAATTACCCAGACATCAAAATCATTCAAAATAAAGAAAATGGTGGTTATGCCAAAGGTTATAATGATGCGCTACGTTACGTGGACGAGGATATTTACTGTCTATTAAATAGCGATATAGAGGTCACGCCTAACTGGTTAACACCGATACTTGATACTTTTAATACAGACAATGAAACCGCTATTATTCAACCAAAAATTTTAGATTACAAAGATAAAACCAAGTTTGAATACGCCGGAGCTGCTGGTGGCTTTATAGATAAATATGGTTATCCTTATTGCAGAGGGCGTCTTTTTGATACTATAGAAGAAGACACTAATCAATATCCTAATGCTTCCATTTTTTGGGCGTCGGGGGCTTGTTTCTTTATAAGAAAATCTACTTTTAGAGCATTACATGGTTTTGATGACACTTTTTTTGCACATATGGAAGAGATTGATTTATGTTGGCGTGCCTTTAATTATGGTTATAATACAAAATACATTGGCGAGTCTACCGTATATCATGTTGGTGGTGCTACCTTAAATGCAGGAAGTCCCAGAAAAACATATCTTAATTTTAGGAATAGTTTATTTACGATAACTAAAAATGCAGACGGCAATTTACTGTCATTAATTTTAACCAGATTAGTCTTAGACGGTGTTGCTGCTACAAAGTTTTTATTTAGTTTAAAATTTAAACATATTTTGGCAATACTAAAAGCACATTTATCGTTCTACAAGCATCTAAATTCGCTTTTAAAAGCAAGAAAACAAAGTCCGCACAAAGCAAACTATTTTACAAAAAAGTCGGTTGTATGGTCTTATTTTGTTGATAAAAAGCGTAATTTTAATCAATTATAA
- a CDS encoding type I restriction enzyme HsdR N-terminal domain-containing protein, with translation MQELNFPKFEFRFKNNENKVSIFDVIRKRFMVLQPEEWVRQHCVHYLITIKKYPISLINVEKELKVNDLKKRYDIVVFNTDGSIHLIVECKAPKIEIKQNTFDQIARYNLALNATYLMVTNGINHYYCNMDFDAEKYHFLQDIPEYNAQQ, from the coding sequence ATGCAAGAGTTAAACTTTCCAAAGTTTGAGTTTCGATTCAAAAATAACGAAAATAAAGTATCTATTTTTGATGTTATACGTAAAAGATTTATGGTCTTACAACCCGAAGAATGGGTAAGGCAACACTGTGTACATTATTTAATAACGATTAAGAAGTACCCTATCTCTTTAATTAACGTCGAAAAAGAACTAAAAGTCAACGATTTAAAAAAACGTTATGACATTGTTGTCTTTAATACAGACGGAAGTATCCATTTAATAGTAGAGTGTAAAGCGCCTAAAATAGAAATAAAACAAAACACATTTGACCAAATAGCACGTTATAATTTAGCTTTAAACGCGACGTATTTAATGGTTACCAATGGTATTAATCATTATTATTGTAACATGGACTTTGACGCAGAAAAGTATCATTTTTTACAAGACATACCAGAATATAACGCACAACAATAA
- the holA gene encoding DNA polymerase III subunit delta — translation MDEVKQLVTDIKNKNLKPIYLLMGEEAYYIDKISDYIEKTVLTEEERGFNQMVLYGRDVTVEDIVSNAKRYPMMAERQVVIVKEAQDLARTIDQLVAYAKNPQPTTVLVICYKYKKVDKRKAVYKEIKKSGYVYESKKLYENQVPDWISRVLSPKGYSITPKASQMLVEFLGTDLSKLSNELDKLQIVLPRDTQITPDHIEENIGISKDYNNFELRKAIGSKNMAQAFKIVHYFAENPKDNPMVLTVSLLFSFFSQLLHLHGMSDKNPRAVASALRVNPYFVNEYLEAARHYPMRKVSQVIGTLREFDGKSKGVDSNAVPQGDLLKEMLVKIMY, via the coding sequence TTGGACGAAGTCAAACAGTTAGTCACTGATATAAAAAATAAGAACCTTAAACCTATCTATTTATTAATGGGTGAGGAGGCCTATTATATTGATAAAATTTCTGATTACATAGAAAAAACCGTCTTAACGGAGGAAGAACGTGGTTTTAACCAAATGGTGTTGTACGGTCGGGATGTAACAGTAGAAGATATTGTTAGTAATGCTAAGCGTTACCCGATGATGGCAGAACGCCAGGTCGTTATTGTAAAAGAAGCACAGGATTTAGCGAGAACAATAGACCAATTAGTGGCTTATGCTAAAAATCCACAACCGACAACGGTTTTGGTTATTTGTTATAAATATAAAAAGGTAGATAAACGTAAAGCGGTTTATAAAGAGATTAAAAAATCAGGTTACGTTTATGAAAGTAAAAAACTGTACGAAAACCAAGTGCCAGATTGGATTAGTCGCGTATTATCACCAAAAGGGTATTCGATTACACCAAAAGCCTCACAAATGTTGGTGGAGTTTTTAGGTACAGATTTAAGTAAATTAAGTAACGAGTTAGATAAGTTGCAAATAGTCTTGCCTAGAGACACGCAAATAACTCCGGATCATATTGAAGAAAATATAGGAATAAGTAAAGATTACAATAATTTTGAGTTGCGTAAAGCCATTGGATCAAAAAATATGGCACAAGCGTTTAAAATTGTGCATTATTTTGCAGAGAATCCTAAAGATAACCCGATGGTTTTAACCGTGTCGTTATTATTTAGTTTTTTCTCTCAATTGTTACATTTACATGGGATGTCAGATAAAAACCCTCGTGCAGTAGCATCTGCCTTGAGAGTTAATCCCTATTTTGTAAACGAATACCTTGAAGCAGCACGCCACTATCCTATGCGTAAAGTTAGTCAAGTTATTGGGACGTTACGCGAGTTTGATGGTAAAAGCAAAGGGGTAGACAGTAATGCTGTACCTCAAGGTGATTTACTTAAAGAAATGTTGGTCAAAATTATGTACTAG
- a CDS encoding cupin domain-containing protein yields MKPYYIIVFLFLFSACKTVQTLPDPLEAGWEGKKVCEVLHETKKQRVLKCTFPPNVGHQKHYHKPHFGYTLAGSTFQITDAKGTRTIPVATGVTWSKDEISEHEVLNVGDSTSVYLIIEPK; encoded by the coding sequence ATGAAACCATATTATATAATCGTATTCCTGTTTTTGTTTTCTGCTTGTAAAACAGTGCAAACGCTTCCTGATCCGTTAGAAGCCGGTTGGGAGGGAAAAAAGGTTTGCGAAGTATTACACGAAACGAAAAAGCAACGTGTTTTAAAGTGTACATTTCCACCAAATGTGGGGCACCAAAAGCATTATCATAAACCACATTTTGGCTACACTTTGGCGGGAAGCACGTTTCAAATTACGGATGCAAAAGGGACGCGTACTATTCCTGTAGCAACGGGAGTAACCTGGTCTAAAGATGAAATTAGCGAACATGAAGTCTTAAATGTTGGCGATAGTACTTCTGTATATTTAATTATTGAGCCTAAATAG
- a CDS encoding type 1 glutamine amidotransferase domain-containing protein — MENLERKKVAILATNGFEESELKQPMQALKEAGADVHIVSEQSGQIKGWEDGNWSNSYTVDKTLDQVLQDDYNALVLPGGVINPDKLRRNPDAIRFIKSFFVNKKPVAAICHAPWLLAEADVLQGRKATSFNSIKRDLVNAGAKWEDSEVVVDEGLVTSRNPDDLPAFNKKLIEEIYEGKHNMQTA; from the coding sequence ATGGAAAACTTAGAGAGAAAGAAAGTTGCGATTTTGGCAACCAATGGATTTGAAGAAAGTGAATTAAAACAACCCATGCAAGCTTTAAAAGAAGCAGGCGCAGACGTGCACATCGTCTCAGAACAATCAGGGCAAATTAAAGGCTGGGAAGACGGTAACTGGAGCAATAGTTACACTGTAGACAAAACCTTAGATCAAGTATTACAAGACGATTATAATGCGTTAGTATTACCAGGAGGCGTTATTAATCCAGATAAATTAAGGCGTAATCCAGATGCGATACGTTTCATTAAATCATTCTTCGTTAACAAGAAACCGGTAGCCGCAATTTGTCACGCGCCATGGTTATTGGCAGAAGCAGATGTTTTACAAGGGCGCAAAGCAACGTCGTTTAACTCGATAAAAAGAGATTTAGTAAATGCGGGAGCAAAATGGGAGGATAGTGAAGTTGTTGTAGATGAAGGTTTAGTGACTAGCCGTAATCCTGATGATTTACCAGCATTTAATAAAAAGCTAATCGAAGAGATTTACGAAGGAAAGCATAACATGCAAACGGCATAA